Proteins from a single region of Electrophorus electricus isolate fEleEle1 chromosome 5, fEleEle1.pri, whole genome shotgun sequence:
- the LOC118241309 gene encoding coiled-coil domain-containing protein 96-like, producing MEQRKGGCTKLPPIRPNHSAQKANNVQALDVGVHSPETRGSTHFAQLVLPPINGSDEQLQKTGLDGCHDIEASKEQLEMERYNLEAEYKEHQALLQSLLSERDELCQLNSEQQMIIADWLERENVPMPVCTRRSRHGYQDQLKILEDLKLQWQCKSQLYQQQVEELRPRCQEKKKQWDCEYQAFIMMMQEVVVAALARRLGKRAALVEVKRLLAAEQKTENKLTAAKIRNLALQMRVQSREESIRELEERTKCEKLKFENENYKTMILEYEEEVIRIKKGITSTREFQSHLKETINFVELEIQAKLANLAKIKAMIGNKRKALAGVMITKDKLRADNLRLYQRCSLLRNKKLLQDFEKVKDACEDLQSQIDILKRQHEKLSVKCSTVKSKLKQSRPLQHCV from the exons ATGGAACAGAGGAAAGGTGGCTGCACAAAGCTGCCACCAATAAGACCAAACCACAGTGCTCAGAAAGCAAACAATGTTCAG GCTCttgatgtgggtgtgcacagtCCAGAAACTAGAGGCAGCACACATTTTGCTCAACTTGTTCTACCTCCAATCAATG GTTCAGATGAGCAGCTGCAGAAGACTGGTCTGGATGGATGTCATGACATTGAAGCTTCCAAAGAGcagctggagatggagagatataATCTTGAAGCTGAGTATAAGGAACACCAAGCGCTTCTGCAGAGCCTCCTGTCAGAAAGGGATGAACTCTGCCAGTTGAACAGCGAGCAGCAGATGATAATAGCTGACTGGTTGGAAAGGGAAAACGTGCCAATGCCTGTGTGTACAAGGCGGAGTCGCCATGGCTACCAGGACCAGCTAAAAATTCTAGAGGACCTAAAGTTGCAGTGGCAGTGCAAATCACAGCTCTACCAGCAGCAAGTTGAAGAACTCCGGCCCCGGTgccaggagaagaagaagcagtGGGACTGTGAATATCAAGCCTTCATCATGATGATGCAAGAAGTAGTCGTTGCGGCTCTCGCCCGGCGGCTGGGGAAGCGGGCAGCTCTTGTTGAGGTGAAACGGCTCCTTGCAGCTGAGCAGAAGACGGAGAATAAGCTCACTGCTGCAAAAATACGGAACCTTGCGCTGCAGATGAGGGTACAAAGCCGGGAAGAATCTATTAGAGAACTGGAGGAGAGGACAAAGTGTGAAAAACTGAAGTTTGAAAATGAGAATTATAAGACTATGATCTTGGAGTATGAAGAGGAGGTTATTCGAATAAAGAAAGGAATTACCAGCACTAGAGAG TTCCAGTCACATCTCAAAGAAACGATCAACTTTGTGGAGCTGGAGATCCAGGCCAAACTAGCCAATCTGGCCAAGATAAAGGCAATGATCGGCAACAAGCGGAAAGCTCTGGCAGGGGTAATGATAACTAAAGACAAGCTGCGTGCAGACAATCTGCGCCTGTACCAGCGCTGCAGCCTGCTGAGAAACAAGAAGCTGCTCCAGGATTTTGAGAAGGTGAAGGATGCATGCGAGGACCTGCAGAGCCAAATAGACATTCTCAAGAGGCAGCATGAAAAGCTCTCTGTCAAGTGTAGCACAGTAAAGAGCAAGCTGAAGCAGAGCAGGCCACTGCAGCATTGTGTATAA